One Ignavibacterium sp. DNA segment encodes these proteins:
- a CDS encoding tetratricopeptide repeat protein — translation MQKFLLITLISAFFQIYPQISEKFDIAMHAYHNQQYAQANRLFEDFFNDYKIVDEFFATAKYYSAESLLKLGRKNEAAIGFEYVVNTFHWSNYRDKALYNLGLIYFSTEKYELCRLRLKKLINEYPESDYYGNGLYWIGESYSVENKTQEAIQFLEEAVADKRNKKYADYSLYALANAYEQTGDYNNAVKYYDQLLTYHKNSSLATSAQIRIGICYFKLKDYQSSIVELKSPRLTNLSDEMYSESIYLLATAHYRVNEYSNAEESYQEVMEKFPESEYYRPSKYGLAWSFFQQKRYDDAYNQFNELSTEPDSIGIKSYFWKGECKRYLGNYTEANNIYKAFLENFPDDKLAEEAKYQLGVVYFNTNNTDMATRYLISANTSDNDLIKAKSFAMLGEIELSKRDYKSAKNYFQLVLDNQKTEKPVINRALLGIGITEYHLNDYKNSLKHLNQLDNSDPSFEAQKLNFFIAENHFALNNYSEALNRYNFAIGNDPEINLQSVYGKAYCYFNSGDYENSAIQFLDFVKKYKDDKRFSDAKLRLADSYFGSKNYTAASKIYEELFTADTRLSINPYARYQYAQALYKSGKTAEAINEFINIQEKFPVSEYAEVSLFTIGWIYFQQRNYPQSIAQYNNVILKYPGTKLKPVIYYSVGDAQFNQGKYDSAIVNYEKVLSQFPSSQYVFDAVNGIQYSYVAKGNPERAISFLGEFVSKNPGLPYSDQLLFKKGEIYYGLQQYDKAKSEYIHFSSAYPNSSLIPDAYYWIGKSAQNLGLSEEAIFNFDIVANNFQSSELASASILEIGNIYRAAKNYQSAINIYDKGINQLKKSNKVPEFQYNKGMTYLEMSKFQEAYSVFEEVVMYYPETVFGDKSKFELALIDIAGGRFSNADGLLITLAENRTDELGAKSQYYLGQSLYDQKKYNDALTALVRVRTVFSRYEEWLMRSYMLSGDCYVKLNDKRNAAEMYRTVLAKYRGTPIGNEAAQKLRKVQ, via the coding sequence ATGCAGAAATTCCTGTTAATTACTCTCATTTCCGCTTTTTTTCAGATATATCCACAAATATCAGAAAAGTTTGATATAGCAATGCATGCCTATCATAATCAGCAATATGCACAGGCTAACAGACTTTTTGAGGATTTTTTCAATGATTACAAAATTGTTGATGAATTTTTTGCAACAGCAAAATATTATTCAGCAGAATCTTTATTAAAACTTGGCAGAAAAAATGAAGCGGCAATAGGTTTTGAATACGTTGTAAACACATTTCATTGGTCAAATTACCGGGACAAAGCTTTATACAATTTGGGTTTGATTTACTTTAGTACAGAAAAATATGAATTATGCAGATTAAGACTGAAGAAACTTATTAACGAATATCCTGAAAGCGATTATTATGGCAACGGATTATATTGGATTGGTGAATCTTATTCAGTTGAAAATAAAACACAAGAAGCTATTCAATTTCTTGAAGAAGCAGTTGCAGATAAACGAAACAAAAAATATGCTGATTATTCTTTGTATGCTTTAGCTAATGCCTATGAACAAACAGGTGATTATAATAATGCTGTTAAGTATTATGATCAACTTTTAACATATCATAAAAATTCTTCTTTAGCTACCTCTGCACAAATAAGGATTGGGATTTGTTATTTTAAATTGAAAGATTATCAAAGCTCTATTGTTGAACTAAAAAGTCCAAGACTCACAAATCTATCTGATGAAATGTATTCTGAGAGCATTTATTTATTAGCAACTGCTCATTACAGAGTTAATGAATATTCGAATGCTGAAGAAAGTTATCAGGAAGTGATGGAAAAATTTCCGGAATCTGAATATTACAGACCTTCAAAGTATGGACTTGCCTGGTCTTTCTTCCAGCAAAAAAGATATGATGATGCTTACAATCAGTTTAATGAATTATCCACAGAACCAGATTCTATCGGCATTAAATCTTATTTCTGGAAAGGAGAGTGTAAACGATATTTAGGTAACTACACAGAAGCGAATAATATCTATAAAGCATTTCTGGAAAACTTTCCTGATGATAAGCTTGCTGAAGAAGCTAAGTATCAGCTAGGTGTTGTTTACTTTAATACCAACAATACCGATATGGCTACTCGCTACCTGATTTCTGCTAATACTTCCGACAATGATTTAATCAAAGCAAAATCTTTTGCAATGCTTGGTGAAATCGAATTAAGTAAAAGAGATTATAAGTCTGCAAAAAATTATTTTCAGTTGGTCCTGGATAATCAGAAAACCGAAAAACCAGTTATCAATAGGGCATTGCTTGGGATTGGTATAACAGAATATCACCTGAATGATTATAAAAACTCATTAAAGCATTTAAATCAATTAGATAATTCTGATCCATCTTTTGAAGCACAAAAACTTAACTTCTTTATTGCTGAAAATCATTTTGCTTTGAATAATTATAGTGAAGCATTAAATCGTTATAATTTTGCGATAGGAAACGATCCTGAAATTAACTTACAATCTGTGTACGGCAAAGCCTATTGTTATTTTAATAGCGGTGATTATGAAAATTCAGCAATTCAGTTTTTAGACTTTGTAAAAAAATATAAAGATGATAAAAGATTTTCTGATGCAAAACTTAGACTTGCTGACAGCTACTTCGGAAGCAAGAATTATACTGCCGCAAGTAAAATTTATGAAGAATTATTTACTGCTGATACAAGATTAAGCATAAATCCTTATGCCAGATATCAATATGCTCAGGCTTTATATAAATCCGGTAAAACTGCCGAGGCAATAAATGAGTTTATCAATATTCAGGAAAAATTTCCTGTTTCTGAATATGCTGAAGTTTCATTATTTACAATTGGCTGGATTTATTTTCAGCAAAGAAATTATCCTCAATCGATTGCCCAGTACAATAATGTTATTCTAAAATATCCCGGGACAAAACTTAAACCGGTTATTTATTACTCAGTTGGAGATGCGCAGTTTAATCAAGGTAAATATGATTCTGCAATTGTTAATTATGAAAAAGTATTATCTCAATTCCCATCATCTCAATATGTGTTCGATGCTGTAAATGGTATTCAATATAGTTATGTTGCAAAAGGAAATCCGGAAAGAGCCATATCATTTCTTGGCGAGTTTGTTTCTAAAAATCCAGGTTTGCCATACTCAGATCAGTTGTTGTTTAAGAAAGGTGAGATTTACTATGGATTACAACAATATGATAAAGCTAAATCAGAATACATTCATTTTTCTTCTGCATATCCAAACAGCAGTCTTATTCCGGATGCATATTATTGGATTGGAAAAAGCGCACAGAATTTAGGACTGAGTGAAGAAGCGATTTTTAACTTTGATATAGTTGCAAATAATTTCCAATCATCGGAATTAGCTTCTGCTTCCATTCTTGAGATTGGAAATATTTATCGTGCAGCTAAAAATTATCAATCAGCAATAAATATTTATGATAAGGGTATCAATCAACTTAAGAAATCAAATAAGGTTCCGGAATTCCAGTATAATAAAGGAATGACATATTTGGAGATGTCTAAATTTCAGGAAGCTTACTCGGTTTTTGAGGAAGTGGTAATGTATTACCCTGAAACTGTCTTTGGAGATAAATCAAAATTTGAACTTGCATTAATTGATATTGCCGGTGGAAGATTTTCTAACGCTGATGGACTTCTTATAACACTGGCTGAAAACAGGACAGATGAATTAGGTGCTAAATCCCAATACTATCTTGGTCAGTCACTTTACGATCAGAAAAAATATAATGATGCTCTTACAGCTTTGGTAAGAGTTAGAACTGTGTTTTCCAGATATGAGGAATGGTTGATGCGTTCGTATATGTTAAGCGGTGACTGTTATGTAAAGCTTAATGATAAACGAAACGCTGCTGAAATGTACAGAACGGTTTTGGCAAAATACCGCGGCACTCCGATAGGTAATGAAGCAGCACAAAAATTAAGGAAGGTACAATGA
- a CDS encoding TonB-dependent receptor: MKLLISLIISFTVFVSFAQDDKTKNPEVELPDFVITGRSQLNIKKVDKIKPDFVSSINEEFIKPAYSPEELEIGSFSNPLKSDMSFLDDVSFYKGNLSVGVGVYTIPTVSGNYAYPFENGIIEGMFNGNYIRAYEDNSDRYKTRFGFNLTYWSDINGEIFPGTQLSLNGNYGTTSFKFFASDNPRERRTLNYGKIEAAIKNDFGKYFLFGIKFNDNITNISQEIFSEQNIRLKAEALAKFSSFNLETVIDYQNHIIKNNLSNNSGNSSFLIRPAAGLSFTKLIKGSIGWTFSTTAGSVYNAVYASVAMKLNKNITLFGEYAPSVQFESPGNFLRKNHYFRVDSIGSIYWKKSNALTASVKYEYDKYFQIDGGLKYFTSENFPYFIPSTDSGKFDLKYADMKSISPFADFLFYLGPYGEFYSSFELSDIRDVDGNQIPYQSVLKLNAIYTYKFSNGLSSSIKLDYQSKRYSDLKNEISLGDYFDLGLSFIYSFQPNLDLTLDINNLLNQKNYFWNGYREIPLNIIFGINYRL, from the coding sequence ATGAAACTGTTAATTTCTCTGATAATATCTTTTACAGTATTTGTTTCATTTGCACAGGATGATAAAACTAAAAATCCTGAAGTAGAACTTCCTGATTTTGTAATTACCGGCAGAAGTCAGCTTAACATTAAAAAGGTGGATAAGATTAAACCGGATTTTGTTTCTTCAATTAATGAGGAATTTATAAAACCTGCCTATTCACCTGAAGAATTAGAGATAGGCAGTTTTTCAAATCCGCTAAAAAGTGATATGAGTTTTTTGGATGATGTTTCTTTCTATAAAGGAAATCTTTCTGTTGGCGTAGGTGTTTACACAATTCCAACAGTTTCCGGTAATTACGCATATCCTTTTGAAAATGGAATAATAGAAGGGATGTTTAACGGTAACTATATTAGAGCATACGAAGATAACAGCGACAGATATAAAACAAGATTTGGTTTTAATCTGACTTATTGGTCTGATATTAATGGTGAGATTTTCCCAGGTACTCAGTTATCACTTAACGGAAACTATGGAACTACAAGCTTTAAGTTTTTCGCCTCAGATAATCCCAGAGAAAGAAGAACTTTGAATTATGGTAAAATTGAAGCAGCAATCAAAAATGATTTTGGTAAGTATTTTTTATTTGGTATTAAGTTCAATGATAATATTACCAATATTTCTCAGGAAATTTTTAGTGAACAGAATATAAGATTAAAAGCCGAAGCATTAGCTAAATTTTCTTCATTTAATCTTGAAACAGTAATTGACTATCAAAACCATATAATTAAAAATAATTTAAGCAATAACTCAGGAAACAGTTCTTTCCTGATCAGACCAGCTGCTGGTTTAAGTTTTACTAAACTAATCAAAGGCAGTATTGGCTGGACTTTTTCAACAACAGCTGGCAGTGTTTATAATGCAGTTTATGCTTCGGTAGCGATGAAATTAAACAAGAATATTACACTGTTTGGTGAATATGCTCCTTCTGTTCAGTTTGAAAGTCCGGGTAATTTTTTAAGAAAAAATCATTACTTCAGAGTTGATAGTATTGGCAGTATTTACTGGAAAAAAAGTAATGCGTTAACAGCTTCTGTTAAATATGAATATGACAAGTATTTTCAGATAGATGGCGGATTAAAATATTTTACTTCAGAAAATTTTCCGTATTTTATTCCTTCAACTGATTCAGGCAAATTTGATTTGAAATATGCTGATATGAAAAGTATTAGTCCGTTTGCAGACTTTTTGTTTTATCTTGGACCTTATGGAGAATTCTATAGCTCATTTGAGTTATCAGATATCAGAGACGTAGATGGAAATCAGATACCTTATCAGTCTGTATTGAAACTAAATGCAATTTACACTTATAAATTTTCTAATGGATTAAGTTCAAGTATTAAACTGGATTATCAGTCTAAAAGATATTCGGACTTAAAAAATGAAATATCACTTGGTGATTATTTCGATTTAGGTTTATCTTTTATTTATTCTTTTCAGCCAAATCTTGATTTAACTTTAGATATTAATAATCTTTTAAATCAGAAAAACTATTTTTGGAATGGTTACCGCGAAATTCCGTTAAATATTATTTTTGGCATAAATTATCGGCTATAA